A window of the candidate division KSB1 bacterium genome harbors these coding sequences:
- a CDS encoding YfcE family phosphodiesterase: protein MRLGLIADTHGCLHPSVPGLLAGVDLILHAGDIGSSAVLEELAKVAPVQAVASNMDRPPLSAMQPPWRVVKAEETTIVLVHRPPSLPWLWELAKQEGLDEIGVVVHGHTHCRRCEKRHGILFVNPGAAGGQGSASSVAVLTIKQGEAPRVEFYELEP, encoded by the coding sequence ATGAGGCTCGGGCTCATTGCCGACACCCACGGCTGCCTGCACCCGTCGGTGCCAGGACTCTTGGCGGGGGTTGACCTGATCCTTCATGCAGGGGACATTGGCTCTTCTGCCGTGCTCGAGGAGCTGGCGAAAGTGGCGCCGGTGCAGGCGGTGGCGAGCAACATGGACCGGCCGCCCCTCAGCGCGATGCAGCCGCCCTGGCGTGTAGTCAAAGCAGAGGAGACGACGATCGTTCTCGTGCATCGACCGCCGTCTTTGCCGTGGCTGTGGGAGCTCGCCAAACAGGAAGGTTTGGACGAGATAGGCGTGGTGGTGCACGGCCATACCCATTGCCGGCGCTGCGAGAAGCGCCACGGCATCCTGTTTGTCAACCCGGGTGCGGCCGGTGGGCAGGGGAGTGCGAGCTCGGTAGCGGTGCTCACCATAAAGCAGGGCGAGGCGCCCCGGGTGGAGTTCTACGAGCTTGAGCCTTAG
- a CDS encoding glycosyltransferase family 2 protein: MSAELSIVIPNYNTRDLLAGCLRSIFSTAGGIKMEVIVVDNASTDGSVELVRAQFPQVRMVHNSANVGFARAVNQGLRLAQGNYLLLLNSDTELRPGALSHCLEFLKKRPKAGAVGCRLVNPDGSRQPSCESFMTFAGILWEALLLDKLFPQSRLFGRMHLTYFTYDRLEQVDYVKGAFLMTRRATLEDVALLDERFFFYGEEQDWCYRAKQRGWEVWFTPEATVVHHGGGSGDPVAPRIFVQLHKSRYLFYQKHHHPLSSALARIVLAAGSLLRVAGWWLFGILRPEIRNLCRRKAEAFWAAFMWYIGRER, translated from the coding sequence ATGTCCGCCGAGCTCTCCATAGTCATCCCCAACTACAACACGCGCGACCTCTTGGCCGGCTGTCTCCGTTCCATTTTCTCGACGGCCGGTGGCATCAAGATGGAAGTGATTGTGGTCGACAACGCTTCTACCGATGGGAGCGTCGAGCTGGTCAGAGCCCAGTTCCCGCAGGTGCGCATGGTGCACAACAGTGCCAATGTCGGATTTGCGCGCGCGGTCAATCAGGGCCTGCGCCTGGCGCAAGGCAATTATCTCCTCTTGCTCAACTCCGACACAGAACTCAGGCCGGGGGCGCTTTCGCATTGCCTGGAGTTCCTCAAGAAGCGCCCAAAAGCTGGCGCGGTCGGGTGCAGGCTCGTCAATCCTGACGGCAGTCGGCAACCTTCGTGCGAGAGCTTTATGACCTTTGCCGGCATCCTCTGGGAGGCGCTGCTGCTGGACAAGCTTTTCCCACAGAGCAGGCTCTTCGGTCGCATGCACCTCACCTACTTCACCTACGACCGCCTGGAGCAGGTGGACTATGTGAAGGGGGCATTCTTGATGACGCGGCGCGCCACGCTCGAGGATGTTGCGCTTTTGGACGAGCGGTTCTTTTTCTACGGCGAGGAGCAGGACTGGTGCTACCGCGCCAAGCAAAGAGGGTGGGAGGTCTGGTTTACGCCCGAGGCGACGGTGGTCCACCATGGCGGCGGAAGTGGCGACCCAGTAGCACCGCGCATTTTTGTGCAACTGCACAAGAGCCGTTACCTCTTCTACCAGAAGCACCATCACCCGCTGAGCAGCGCACTGGCGCGGATCGTGCTGGCAGCCGGCTCCCTCCTTCGCGTGGCAGGATGGTGGCTGTTTGGGATCTTGCGCCCGGAGATCCGGAACCTGTGCCGCAGGAAGGCCGAGGCCTTTTGGGCGGCTTTCATGTGGTACATCGGCAGAGAAAGGTAG
- the wecB gene encoding UDP-N-acetylglucosamine 2-epimerase (non-hydrolyzing), protein MTGVRKPIKVMVVFGTRPETIKLAPVVARLRQQPELFATTVVVTAQHRTMLDQMLEVFGIVPDVDLDIMEENQSLARVTCNALQGLDGVVRRVMPQVIIVQGDTTTTFVASLCGYYHKVTVAHVEAGLRTGQKHSPFPEELNRRLTSALADLHFAPTRLAKENLLREGVSAESVFVTGNTVVDAVESILEERPRFRDPQVAAIMQGNMKTVAVTAHRRENWGPAMESIAQAILQLVNLYPDLQVVFPVHLNPNVRAVFKERLRGHARIHLLEPLDYYSFINLLGRSLFLLTDSGGIQEEAPSLRKPVLVMREVTERPEGIAGGWLRLVGCDVSRIVAEARKLLDDAAHYKQAIAAPNPYGDGQAARRVVEALLFHFGLRDRRPDEFYPGA, encoded by the coding sequence ATGACAGGAGTGCGTAAACCCATCAAGGTCATGGTGGTGTTTGGAACGAGGCCCGAAACGATCAAGCTGGCACCGGTAGTAGCCCGTCTGCGGCAGCAGCCTGAGCTCTTTGCCACCACCGTGGTGGTGACCGCGCAGCACCGCACCATGCTCGACCAGATGCTCGAGGTCTTTGGCATAGTGCCAGATGTCGACCTGGACATTATGGAAGAGAACCAGAGTTTGGCGAGGGTGACCTGCAATGCCCTGCAGGGCCTCGACGGGGTGGTGCGGCGTGTGATGCCCCAGGTCATCATCGTCCAGGGGGACACGACGACGACGTTTGTGGCTTCCCTGTGTGGCTACTACCACAAAGTGACCGTGGCGCACGTGGAGGCGGGTTTGCGGACCGGGCAAAAGCACAGCCCATTTCCTGAGGAGCTGAACCGCAGGCTCACCTCTGCGCTCGCCGACCTCCACTTTGCGCCGACGCGGCTTGCCAAGGAAAACCTCCTGCGCGAGGGCGTGAGCGCCGAATCCGTCTTCGTCACCGGCAACACGGTGGTGGATGCCGTGGAGTCGATCTTGGAGGAACGACCGCGCTTTCGCGACCCACAAGTGGCTGCCATCATGCAAGGTAACATGAAGACCGTGGCCGTGACCGCCCATCGCCGCGAGAACTGGGGGCCCGCCATGGAGAGCATCGCGCAGGCGATCCTCCAGCTGGTGAATCTGTACCCCGACCTGCAGGTGGTTTTCCCTGTCCACCTCAATCCGAACGTGCGTGCGGTGTTCAAGGAGCGACTGCGAGGCCATGCGAGGATTCATCTCCTTGAGCCGTTGGACTATTACTCGTTCATCAACCTCTTAGGCCGTTCGCTGTTCCTCCTCACCGATTCTGGGGGCATTCAGGAGGAGGCACCTTCCTTGCGCAAACCGGTCTTGGTGATGCGCGAGGTGACCGAAAGGCCGGAGGGGATCGCAGGGGGCTGGTTGCGGCTTGTCGGCTGCGACGTGTCGCGCATTGTGGCCGAGGCGCGGAAGCTCCTGGACGACGCTGCCCACTACAAGCAGGCCATCGCGGCGCCCAATCCGTACGGCGATGGACAGGCGGCGCGCCGCGTTGTCGAGGCGCTGCTGTTCCATTTTGGCCTGCGCGATCGTCGCCCTGACGAATTTTACCCGGGAGCATGA
- a CDS encoding oligosaccharide repeat unit polymerase, which yields MSRALLGRWFNHLALYSLIWGVGMAAYSLRLISYKPMSTEVWLIIAYGWAAFAAGACVIPLGRVALGVPEVASEAAVQPGVAPLERKLLVGAILLLSAIGLVGALQHWSVLISRFGSVAMVIVRGNLIYRMRVSDELPGMIPYVDSFALAAVFLAGVYSARSGRIRPIALLPLLVIIVGDIALVGRAKMLNGIVLFLSAYFLGRLAPGSARVPVPVARWKRVVGLVLVLALFLAAAEFVRGFRGTFERFYGASRRLTKLERNFIITPSLYMYISSHPAVLNAYWKAGGEHPYPGSNTFAPVFRMLARFGLADDVPDYQKFYPIPFPSNTATYLRELHADFGLAGVLVGPYLLGLLCTVFWFKAKRQPKLTTLAWLGHLYVVVAFSYLYQATRAGYWVISLGLSLLAGMVIHQWCHHASRRLMEAHA from the coding sequence TTGAGCCGTGCCCTGTTGGGGCGATGGTTCAACCATTTGGCCCTTTACTCACTGATTTGGGGCGTAGGCATGGCGGCCTATTCTCTCCGGCTCATTAGCTACAAGCCGATGAGCACCGAGGTATGGCTGATCATTGCCTACGGGTGGGCGGCATTTGCGGCTGGCGCGTGCGTGATTCCGCTGGGCAGAGTGGCACTCGGTGTTCCAGAGGTTGCCAGCGAGGCGGCGGTGCAGCCGGGCGTTGCCCCCCTGGAGCGCAAGCTGCTGGTGGGGGCCATTTTGCTGCTCTCGGCCATCGGCTTGGTGGGGGCGTTGCAGCACTGGTCAGTGCTCATTTCCCGGTTCGGCAGCGTGGCCATGGTGATCGTGCGCGGCAACCTCATCTATCGCATGCGGGTCAGCGATGAGCTTCCCGGGATGATCCCCTACGTCGATTCCTTTGCGTTGGCTGCCGTGTTCTTGGCGGGGGTGTACAGCGCGCGTTCCGGCAGAATAAGGCCCATTGCGCTCTTGCCACTTCTGGTCATCATCGTGGGCGACATTGCGCTGGTGGGCAGGGCGAAGATGCTCAACGGCATTGTGCTCTTTCTCAGTGCGTATTTCTTGGGCCGGCTGGCTCCCGGCTCCGCCAGAGTGCCCGTACCAGTGGCACGCTGGAAAAGGGTGGTGGGCCTGGTGCTGGTCCTGGCGCTTTTCCTGGCCGCTGCCGAGTTTGTGCGTGGCTTCCGCGGCACCTTCGAGCGTTTCTATGGCGCCTCCAGGCGACTAACCAAGCTGGAGCGCAATTTCATCATCACACCTTCGCTTTATATGTACATCAGCTCCCACCCGGCCGTGCTCAATGCCTACTGGAAGGCGGGTGGCGAGCATCCTTATCCGGGGTCCAACACCTTTGCGCCGGTGTTTCGCATGTTGGCGCGCTTCGGGCTGGCCGACGATGTGCCGGACTACCAGAAGTTCTACCCGATCCCCTTTCCCTCGAACACTGCCACCTACCTGCGAGAACTGCACGCCGATTTCGGGTTGGCCGGAGTGCTGGTTGGTCCCTATCTGCTGGGGCTCTTGTGCACGGTGTTCTGGTTCAAGGCGAAGCGGCAGCCGAAGTTGACCACACTCGCGTGGCTGGGGCATCTGTATGTCGTGGTGGCTTTCAGCTACCTCTACCAGGCGACCAGGGCGGGGTACTGGGTTATCAGCCTTGGCCTTTCTCTTCTCGCCGGCATGGTCATTCACCAGTGGTGTCACCACGCAAGTCGACGGTTGATGGAGGCACACGCGTGA
- a CDS encoding glycosyltransferase family 4 protein — protein MKVCMLFQSDFPPEVRLGRTAKALLRAGHEVWVVCDNRKGRPHQESYGQIRIRRIRNIAPGAGGIGQLVRLPIFWNPVWVAQFVPLVLAEGFDVFHAINLTMAPLALAMGRLLRIPVVYDMYENYPEALRSWKLKGTFNRVFRNARGADLLDRVCVRAADYLLVVTEEAEERLRELGVQHERVAVIHNTPDLEAMGQHPVAQEIVGKYKNDYVILYTGWLSPERGLETAIEAMPLIRQRVPNARLVIAGGGPSEEDVRRFVHFRGATDYVEVTGWLDHRLFPSYITAAQVCIVPHPADPSINTTSPNKLFEYMALGKPVVVSDARPLARVVRAHQCGKVFTSHDPHSFAAAVLRLRGQERAAGANGRKAVIETYNWSVSSQRLLAAYEELERLAKRASRDSRATP, from the coding sequence ATGAAGGTATGCATGCTCTTTCAGAGTGATTTTCCGCCCGAGGTGCGTCTGGGGCGCACGGCAAAGGCTCTCCTGCGCGCTGGCCACGAGGTCTGGGTGGTGTGCGACAATCGCAAGGGGCGGCCGCACCAGGAAAGCTATGGCCAGATCCGCATCCGTCGCATCCGCAACATCGCGCCAGGTGCCGGGGGAATCGGCCAGCTCGTTCGTCTGCCCATCTTCTGGAACCCTGTGTGGGTAGCGCAGTTTGTGCCGCTGGTGCTGGCGGAAGGCTTTGATGTGTTCCACGCCATCAACTTGACCATGGCGCCGTTGGCGCTGGCCATGGGTCGCCTGTTGCGCATCCCGGTGGTCTACGACATGTACGAGAACTACCCGGAGGCGCTGCGGAGCTGGAAGCTCAAAGGGACCTTCAACCGCGTGTTCCGCAATGCGCGCGGCGCAGACCTTCTTGACCGCGTGTGCGTGCGCGCTGCTGACTACCTGCTGGTGGTCACCGAGGAGGCCGAGGAGCGCCTGCGGGAGCTTGGGGTGCAGCATGAGCGCGTTGCCGTCATCCATAACACGCCTGACTTGGAGGCCATGGGGCAACACCCAGTGGCTCAGGAAATCGTGGGCAAGTACAAGAACGACTATGTCATCCTGTACACAGGCTGGTTGAGTCCGGAGCGGGGGTTAGAGACGGCCATCGAAGCTATGCCGCTCATCCGCCAGCGCGTGCCAAATGCACGACTGGTGATCGCCGGGGGAGGGCCAAGTGAGGAGGATGTGCGTCGCTTTGTGCATTTCCGCGGCGCCACTGACTATGTGGAGGTTACCGGGTGGCTTGACCACCGTCTCTTCCCCTCGTACATCACTGCTGCGCAGGTGTGCATCGTGCCGCACCCGGCGGACCCGAGCATCAACACCACTTCCCCGAACAAGTTGTTCGAGTACATGGCGCTCGGCAAGCCGGTGGTGGTGTCTGACGCCCGTCCGCTGGCACGAGTAGTCCGAGCCCACCAGTGTGGTAAGGTCTTTACCTCCCATGACCCCCACAGCTTTGCTGCTGCCGTGCTCAGACTGCGCGGACAGGAGCGCGCTGCCGGTGCCAACGGGCGTAAGGCCGTGATAGAGACTTACAACTGGAGTGTCTCCTCGCAGCGTCTCCTGGCAGCCTATGAGGAGCTGGAAAGGCTGGCAAAGCGGGCCTCACGCGACAGCAGAGCGACGCCATGA
- a CDS encoding class I SAM-dependent methyltransferase translates to MSSCKVCGSAGPHATFSVREMMLGLGEEFPYFQCRECGCLQLRERPADLSCYYPPAYYSINQQPLSTDGNPVRRVALLLRDRYALYNCGILGRFLYGHFPDEALRSLSGVPGLCTQTRILDVGCGTGALLYRLRQRGFRYLLGIDPWLQDDIQYTNGLVVRRQRLEEVEGRWDLVMFHHSFEHLADPEEALRLVAHLVPQGGTCLIRTPVIPCYAWQHYGVHWVQLDAPRHLFIFSRKGMELLAARTGWKLDKVVFDSTEFQFWGSEQYVHGIALLASNSYEVNPHASLFGKRQMASFRSMARELNAQEQGDSAALYLRRLAAIGSNKAQAS, encoded by the coding sequence GTGAGCAGTTGCAAGGTCTGTGGCAGTGCCGGCCCGCATGCTACCTTCTCCGTGCGGGAAATGATGTTGGGTTTGGGAGAGGAGTTCCCCTATTTCCAATGCCGGGAGTGCGGCTGTCTGCAGCTCCGCGAGCGACCGGCAGACCTCAGTTGCTACTACCCTCCAGCCTACTACAGTATCAACCAGCAGCCGCTGTCCACCGACGGCAACCCTGTTCGTCGCGTGGCGCTCCTGCTGCGCGATCGTTATGCGCTGTACAACTGTGGAATCCTGGGCCGCTTCCTCTACGGCCACTTCCCTGATGAGGCGCTGCGCAGCCTGTCCGGGGTTCCTGGCCTTTGCACGCAGACCAGGATATTGGACGTTGGCTGCGGGACTGGAGCCCTTCTCTACCGCCTCAGGCAGCGCGGGTTTCGCTACCTTTTGGGAATCGATCCCTGGTTGCAGGACGACATTCAGTACACGAATGGCCTGGTGGTGCGCCGGCAAAGGTTGGAGGAGGTGGAAGGAAGGTGGGACCTGGTGATGTTCCACCACTCCTTTGAGCACCTCGCGGACCCTGAGGAAGCGTTGCGCCTGGTGGCGCACCTTGTGCCGCAGGGCGGCACCTGCCTCATACGTACACCGGTCATTCCCTGCTATGCATGGCAGCATTATGGCGTGCATTGGGTGCAGTTGGACGCACCGCGCCACCTGTTCATCTTCTCCCGCAAAGGCATGGAGCTTCTTGCCGCGAGAACAGGGTGGAAACTGGACAAGGTGGTGTTCGACTCCACGGAGTTTCAGTTTTGGGGGAGCGAACAGTACGTGCACGGCATTGCGCTTCTGGCATCCAATTCGTACGAGGTCAATCCCCACGCGTCCCTTTTTGGCAAGCGCCAAATGGCCTCGTTTCGCTCCATGGCCAGGGAGTTGAACGCGCAAGAGCAGGGCGACTCGGCGGCTCTCTACCTTCGGCGGCTTGCCGCGATTGGCTCAAACAAAGCCCAGGCGAGTTAG
- a CDS encoding SLBB domain-containing protein, whose amino-acid sequence MGKDSPTVRGTLAGVAFLLFVWGAFAPRAVAQERERLLEQLLPRSGRTQIPGETTVALEEPIDPKTYIVGPSDRITVSIWGSPSAIYELTVTPEGTLLIPTVGEIQVAELPLSEVKERTVAEVRKKYVAGQITVTLTHPRSVVVTVTGVVIKEGSYTLLATERVDKAIAMANMAMDTAREERERQKALLQTASARNIVLRRRDGTVSRVDLPRFYATRDAKANPYLRNGDVILVPRRDLKKDFVSIYGGINRPGQYEYVEGDRLTDLLLISHGFTPLADSSHVEISRLDERGNRMVNWVVDAKAILAGEAEDLPLQRGDRVFVKEKPQERRNFVVEIQGEVPYPGVYPITKESTKLSQIVASAGGFTEHAFLPGAEIIRTSLTEKEMDLERLLSARGYITPTDSAYYNTETSIRLRREVVAVDFERLFLHGDSTQDVTLHAWDLIKVPARKKTVYVFGQVVSPGHVPYEKGRSYEYYIRKAGGYAERARKGDVKIIKGKTKQWLDVGKTEVEEGDNIWVPMKLHRDFAYYMNLYGQVASALSVIVGIGVLIMQVRSR is encoded by the coding sequence ATGGGCAAAGATTCCCCCACCGTGAGAGGAACACTGGCGGGAGTGGCGTTTCTTCTGTTTGTTTGGGGCGCTTTTGCGCCGCGGGCTGTTGCTCAGGAACGGGAGCGGCTGCTGGAGCAGTTGTTGCCGCGCTCCGGCAGGACGCAGATCCCCGGTGAGACGACTGTTGCGCTTGAGGAACCCATCGACCCGAAAACGTACATCGTGGGGCCTTCCGACCGCATCACGGTGTCCATTTGGGGGAGCCCCTCGGCGATCTACGAACTCACGGTGACCCCAGAGGGCACGCTGCTCATCCCAACGGTGGGCGAGATACAAGTGGCCGAGCTCCCCCTCTCTGAAGTCAAGGAGAGAACCGTGGCCGAAGTGCGCAAGAAGTATGTGGCAGGACAGATCACGGTCACGCTCACGCACCCTCGTTCGGTGGTGGTCACGGTCACCGGTGTGGTCATAAAGGAGGGCTCCTACACTCTGCTGGCCACCGAGCGCGTGGATAAGGCCATCGCCATGGCCAATATGGCGATGGACACGGCGCGCGAGGAGCGCGAACGGCAGAAGGCCCTGCTGCAGACCGCCTCAGCGCGCAACATCGTGCTGCGGCGCCGCGATGGGACGGTGAGCCGAGTGGACCTGCCGCGCTTCTATGCCACGCGCGATGCCAAGGCTAACCCCTATCTCCGCAATGGGGACGTCATCCTTGTGCCTCGCCGCGACTTGAAAAAGGACTTTGTCAGCATTTACGGCGGCATTAATCGCCCCGGGCAGTACGAGTACGTGGAGGGGGATCGCCTCACCGACCTGCTGCTCATCAGCCACGGTTTCACACCGCTCGCTGACTCCAGCCATGTGGAGATCTCCCGCCTCGACGAGCGAGGCAACCGCATGGTCAACTGGGTGGTGGACGCCAAAGCAATCCTGGCCGGGGAGGCGGAGGATCTTCCGCTGCAGCGGGGCGATCGTGTTTTTGTCAAGGAGAAGCCCCAGGAACGGCGCAACTTTGTGGTGGAAATCCAGGGGGAGGTGCCCTACCCGGGTGTCTATCCGATCACAAAGGAGAGCACCAAGCTTTCTCAGATCGTTGCCAGCGCCGGTGGGTTCACCGAGCATGCCTTCCTGCCAGGCGCAGAGATCATCCGCACCTCGTTGACGGAAAAGGAAATGGACCTGGAGAGGTTGTTGAGTGCGCGTGGCTACATCACGCCCACAGATAGCGCCTACTACAACACCGAGACAAGCATCCGCCTCCGTCGCGAGGTTGTTGCGGTGGATTTCGAAAGACTGTTCCTCCATGGGGATTCTACGCAGGATGTTACACTCCACGCCTGGGACTTGATCAAAGTGCCTGCGCGCAAGAAGACCGTGTACGTCTTCGGCCAGGTGGTGAGCCCCGGCCACGTGCCGTACGAAAAAGGGCGCTCCTACGAGTACTACATCCGCAAGGCGGGCGGTTACGCTGAGCGTGCGCGCAAAGGCGATGTCAAGATTATCAAGGGCAAGACCAAGCAGTGGCTGGATGTGGGCAAGACCGAGGTCGAAGAGGGCGACAACATCTGGGTGCCGATGAAACTCCACCGCGACTTTGCCTACTACATGAACCTCTATGGACAAGTGGCCAGTGCACTGAGCGTCATAGTGGGCATTGGGGTGCTCATCATGCAGGTGAGAAGCCGGTAG
- a CDS encoding sodium:solute symporter, producing MDTAGWISILPPLVAIVLAIGTRQVFISLFVGIWLGWTILARGNPVSGLAQALEGCVRVFQDPGNAKVILFSAMVGALISFTQYSGGMEGFVEWVTRRGLVRGRRSAGLLAWALGVVVFVESSICVLISGAVCRPLFDRLRISREKLAYICDSTSAPKCILIPLNAWGAFVIALLAEQRVADPVHWLVLSMPLNFYAILALFLVLMVVLLEHDLGPMRGAERRVREEGKLLRDGAEPLVSAEVTGVATKQGVRPRAINMLLPIGVMVTMMPVGLLLTGGGNIMRGSGSTAVFWAVTAGIGVAAVAYRLQGIMSTREIVDQFMRGVGGLVPLATLMIFAFAIGAVCRELGTGPFVASVAKMWVHPGLVPALLFLAASVIAFSTGTSFGTFAIMIPIAVPMVARMGLHPGVALAAVLGGGVFGDHCSPISDTTIISSMGAATDHIDHVNTQLPYALLAAALATVLYLVAGFATAG from the coding sequence GTGGACACTGCGGGTTGGATTTCCATTTTGCCACCTCTGGTTGCCATTGTCCTGGCCATTGGCACCCGGCAGGTGTTCATCTCGCTCTTCGTTGGCATCTGGCTCGGATGGACAATACTTGCCCGTGGGAACCCGGTGAGCGGCTTGGCGCAGGCTTTGGAAGGGTGCGTGCGGGTTTTCCAGGATCCGGGCAATGCCAAGGTGATCCTCTTCAGCGCCATGGTAGGTGCCTTGATCAGCTTCACGCAGTACTCCGGGGGTATGGAAGGGTTTGTCGAGTGGGTGACAAGAAGGGGTTTGGTGAGGGGACGGCGGAGCGCTGGGCTCTTGGCATGGGCGCTCGGGGTAGTGGTCTTTGTCGAGTCGAGTATCTGCGTGCTCATCTCCGGAGCGGTCTGCCGGCCATTGTTCGATCGCCTGCGCATATCCCGCGAGAAGCTGGCTTACATCTGCGATTCCACCTCGGCCCCGAAGTGCATCCTGATTCCCCTCAACGCTTGGGGGGCGTTTGTCATCGCCTTGTTGGCAGAGCAGCGGGTGGCAGACCCGGTGCACTGGCTGGTGCTCTCCATGCCGTTGAACTTTTACGCCATCCTCGCTCTCTTTCTGGTGTTGATGGTGGTGCTCCTCGAGCACGATCTTGGGCCGATGCGCGGGGCTGAGCGACGCGTGCGCGAGGAAGGGAAGCTCTTGCGCGACGGGGCAGAGCCGCTGGTCTCCGCTGAGGTAACCGGGGTGGCTACCAAGCAGGGCGTCAGGCCGCGCGCCATCAATATGCTCTTGCCCATCGGCGTAATGGTGACGATGATGCCGGTGGGGCTGCTCCTCACCGGCGGAGGCAACATCATGCGGGGCTCCGGCTCGACCGCCGTCTTCTGGGCGGTGACTGCCGGTATCGGCGTGGCGGCTGTGGCTTATCGCTTGCAGGGGATCATGTCCACCAGAGAGATTGTTGACCAGTTCATGAGGGGTGTGGGCGGACTGGTCCCCCTTGCGACGCTCATGATCTTTGCCTTTGCGATTGGCGCAGTGTGCCGTGAGCTGGGGACGGGACCTTTCGTGGCTTCTGTGGCCAAGATGTGGGTGCATCCCGGTCTGGTGCCAGCGCTCCTCTTTCTTGCCGCCAGCGTAATTGCCTTCTCCACCGGCACCTCCTTTGGGACTTTTGCCATCATGATCCCCATCGCGGTGCCCATGGTGGCGCGCATGGGTTTGCATCCAGGGGTGGCCCTCGCCGCAGTCCTGGGAGGCGGTGTGTTCGGCGACCACTGTTCGCCGATCTCCGACACGACGATTATTTCGTCGATGGGGGCGGCCACCGACCACATCGACCACGTCAACACCCAATTGCCTTATGCGCTGTTGGCAGCGGCACTGGCCACTGTTCTCTATCTGGTCGCTGGTTTCGCTACGGCCGGGTGA
- a CDS encoding Wzz/FepE/Etk N-terminal domain-containing protein produces MTPQKPRTREPGDGQLRPSYLFDYLYILFKRRRFILITVGTVAVVTVLVSLTLPNWYAARASLLPPKKPGGITSMLEGGLSSLMKGLSGLGRGLGTSEEAYSYLAILQSRTAMEAVVRKFDLVRVYKIKDGSMEKAVRKLSKKAEFDIGSEGNINITVYDRDRQRAADMANYFIEVLNEISVRLGTQEARNNREFVERRYQENLRDLRIAEDSLKAFQQRYGIYALPEQTEAAIKGAAELKGEAVAKEIQLRIAERSLGADNPETQSLRLQLAEMNRKLREMKFGSSDWFADQSLNLFVPFKDVPELGIEYIRRYREFEIQNKLLEFLVPLYEQAKLEEQKDMPVVLVLDRAVPPERKAKPRRSLLVLIFTALAALFATSWVFVAELYEREREHNPRAAALAEALPGREAYRRLVRSMRRIGVLQGKHRG; encoded by the coding sequence ATGACTCCACAGAAACCGAGAACCAGGGAACCAGGGGATGGTCAACTCCGCCCCTCGTACCTTTTTGACTATCTCTATATCCTCTTCAAGCGTCGGCGGTTTATTCTCATAACCGTGGGCACGGTGGCGGTGGTCACGGTTCTTGTGAGCCTGACGCTCCCCAACTGGTATGCGGCCAGGGCTTCCTTGCTCCCTCCCAAGAAGCCGGGGGGCATCACCAGCATGCTCGAAGGGGGGCTCTCCTCGCTCATGAAGGGCCTTTCCGGGCTTGGCAGAGGCTTGGGTACCTCAGAGGAGGCCTATAGCTACCTTGCGATTCTGCAGAGCCGAACGGCCATGGAAGCCGTGGTGCGCAAGTTCGATTTGGTGCGCGTCTACAAGATCAAGGACGGTTCCATGGAGAAGGCGGTGCGGAAGCTGAGCAAGAAGGCGGAATTCGATATCGGGAGCGAAGGGAATATCAACATTACCGTCTACGACCGGGACCGACAGCGCGCCGCGGATATGGCCAACTACTTCATCGAGGTGCTTAACGAGATCAGCGTGCGTCTCGGCACCCAGGAGGCGCGGAACAACCGGGAGTTTGTGGAGCGGCGCTACCAGGAGAACTTGCGTGACCTAAGGATTGCCGAGGACAGCCTCAAGGCCTTCCAGCAGCGCTACGGTATCTACGCGCTGCCGGAGCAGACAGAGGCGGCAATCAAAGGGGCCGCCGAGCTGAAGGGGGAGGCGGTGGCAAAGGAGATCCAGCTGCGCATCGCCGAGCGCAGCCTTGGTGCCGACAACCCCGAGACGCAGTCGCTCCGCCTGCAACTGGCGGAAATGAACAGGAAACTGCGCGAGATGAAGTTCGGCAGCAGCGACTGGTTCGCTGACCAATCTCTCAACTTGTTCGTGCCGTTCAAGGATGTGCCGGAGCTGGGGATAGAGTACATCCGCCGCTACCGCGAGTTCGAGATACAGAACAAGCTCTTGGAGTTTCTGGTCCCCTTGTACGAGCAGGCCAAGCTTGAAGAGCAGAAGGACATGCCAGTCGTGTTAGTGTTGGATCGGGCTGTGCCTCCCGAGCGCAAGGCCAAGCCGCGCCGCAGCCTCTTGGTGCTCATCTTCACCGCCTTGGCAGCACTGTTCGCAACTTCCTGGGTCTTTGTTGCGGAACTCTACGAGCGGGAAAGGGAACACAACCCCCGTGCTGCCGCTCTGGCGGAGGCGTTGCCGGGCAGGGAGGCGTACCGCAGACTCGTCCGCTCCATGAGAAGAATTGGTGTACTCCAGGGGAAACACAGGGGATAA